A stretch of the Saccharolobus caldissimus genome encodes the following:
- a CDS encoding PIN domain-containing protein — translation MLILATLGSDKSVTTINAILTEIFTGLKPNKIIIFREDPPKKDIKGMEKVLEYLGVKALIEEKVIGEGIKLWREKIKNEEINVFDITPGRKYMALSATYYSRAEEIRYVYLKDEREGYNIFGYVPFEQLKVINIRTGDDIPYDPPLTQNVNEVESLLNVNSLRAFINILRLHGNVEINNVDLENPDEIEEICLFRSGKLRYEEEKDIIKEAERGSLFLADTNVYIKLGNRLRSLVYSRKYGFRLLSSKNTFNELYNHTAQDTQKIDENKVKFLLGMLSYRSLHVPPITSQVKSSGDMGLINEALEIKKNVEDNVVLITADKALGITAQSRGLRTIILSKVRKEMREWDIGELLHCLSFYNDYRNGIRRMIEISLNGSKVAELHSYYHLQERRVKVRVADKRYNYPKILEILSDILAT, via the coding sequence ATGTTAATTCTTGCTACGTTAGGATCTGATAAATCAGTTACTACAATTAACGCGATATTAACGGAAATTTTTACTGGATTGAAGCCAAATAAGATTATAATATTTAGGGAGGATCCTCCGAAAAAGGACATTAAAGGGATGGAAAAAGTATTAGAGTATTTAGGTGTAAAGGCATTAATAGAGGAGAAGGTCATAGGAGAGGGTATTAAGCTGTGGAGAGAAAAGATAAAAAACGAGGAGATTAACGTATTTGATATCACACCAGGAAGAAAATACATGGCATTAAGTGCAACCTATTACAGTAGGGCTGAAGAAATTAGATACGTTTACTTGAAGGATGAAAGAGAGGGTTATAATATATTTGGTTACGTTCCCTTCGAGCAATTAAAAGTTATAAACATTAGGACTGGGGATGATATACCTTACGATCCACCTTTAACGCAAAACGTGAATGAGGTTGAGAGTTTGTTAAATGTTAATTCACTTAGGGCCTTCATAAATATTCTAAGACTTCACGGCAATGTTGAGATAAATAACGTAGATTTAGAAAATCCTGACGAAATTGAAGAGATCTGTTTATTTAGATCTGGAAAACTTAGATACGAAGAGGAGAAGGACATAATTAAAGAGGCGGAGAGAGGAAGTTTATTCTTAGCTGATACTAATGTTTATATTAAATTAGGTAATAGGTTAAGGAGTTTAGTTTACAGTAGAAAATACGGTTTTAGATTACTTTCATCTAAGAATACGTTTAATGAGCTTTATAATCATACTGCTCAAGATACTCAGAAAATTGACGAAAATAAAGTAAAATTCCTTTTGGGAATGTTAAGTTATAGGTCACTTCATGTCCCTCCTATAACATCACAAGTTAAATCATCAGGGGATATGGGATTAATAAACGAGGCGTTAGAGATAAAGAAAAATGTAGAGGATAACGTAGTATTAATAACTGCAGATAAAGCTTTAGGTATTACAGCCCAAAGTAGAGGACTGAGGACTATAATTCTGAGTAAGGTAAGAAAGGAAATGAGAGAATGGGATATAGGTGAATTGTTACACTGTCTCAGTTTCTATAACGATTATCGTAACGGCATTAGGAGAATGATAGAAATAAGCCTTAACGGAAGTAAAGTTGCAGAGCTACACTCTT